TAGGCGTATCCAACGAAGTTTCTTATACGTGGGTGAAAGATATCACCAATACGGTTTATGCAGTACCAAACTACCTCACTGGTCGAAGGTTGAACCTCAAGCTGAATGTCCGGTTCTGAGCATTGAAAGGCTGAATTATGAGCCAGCCGGCGTTCTTCCTGCAGGCTACGTTCCAATAAATGAACTTATCGCGATGATGTAACATCAACGCAACCTGTATGCTGATTAGCCACTTTTATGGGATTGATATGGCGTTTCCATGAGCATACTTTTACATCGTATTAAAAAAAATACCATGAAAACAAAAATGAATTATTTCGGTTTTGCCTGTTTGTTAAGTGCAGTGCTGATAATTGCTTCCTGCAGTAAGGAAACAGATATTAAACCTTTTGGAACTGCATCCTTGCTGGTCGATTCACTGCCTGCATGGCAAGTAACAGCTGCTCCCATCAAAAACGACTATGAGTTGAAAAAAAAGCAACACAGAGCTGCAGATGATGAGCTGATCAGGTTCGTTCTGCCGGAAGGCTATTCCATGAACGAGACATGGCAGGAAATTCCGCAAATCGGAAAAGGTGAACAATTAAAGCAACGATAACCGTTCACGGCAAAGCAATGCAACAGCCTGAAGAGGCGCCATGGAAGAGCAGGAATAACATCACTGCTCTTCCATTTTAATTGTGTTAATGCAACAGGAAGATGCATTCCGGAGGAAATCACATTATGCAATCTGTTCTCGGATGTATGCGGAGCGCATCAAATTCCCGAATATTGCCGGTGCATGAATGATCATGATGAAATTCTGGACACAGGCATAACTCCCAGCTATCTTACATTCCGAACGACAAACGGTCTCTGCAGGATCAGTGAGGATAAAATTGAACTGATCAGGAGTTTAAGTGAAACAGGAACCTTTCTGGTATCAGGATCCTTTATCATCCGCATAGCATTGCTGTTTGCCATTGCTGCCTTTTTTCTCTACCAGCAATTTATTTCCGGGCTTTTAAGCTTGCAGTATCTCTGGATATATGCTGTTCCTGTCAGTTTTGTGCTGCTGTCTATTCTCGGTAACCTGAATAACCTGATGTATCGTATCCGGTCATTATTGTTTATCGGACTTTTCTTATGGCTCATCTATCTTGAATATGAAAGAAACAATACGATTACAGCCGTCATATACCTTGCCCTCGCAATATTACTTATGCTCAGCTTTATCCGAAGTTATGGCTATGTCTCCGATACGGTAATTCTGCGGAAGAATATTCTGAAAGTCCGATTCATCAATTCATTACCTGCTATTACCAGGGCCTATTTCCTGGTAACTTTTACTGCTGCAGACGGCAGGGAACGTAAAAGGCCAATCCTTTTGCCGGGATGGCTGCAACATGGAGAGACAGAAAAAAAACATGCATTGGATGTAATGAAGCTGGCCGGAATTACCATGGAATAAACAATATAATTAAGACCTTGCTGCGAATTCTTTATAGTGCATCGCAGTAACGTTACGCTGATCCCTGCAGCATGAGACTTTTTATTACCGTTGTACAATAAGTTTCCTGACAAGCGATACACCCTGTGTTTCCATTTTTACAAAATAGATACCGTTGGCTATTATGCGGCTACTATAGTCATAACCATTCCAATTAACCTGGTGTGCACCGGTATCTACTTCCTGATCCACTAAAGTACTTACCCACCGGCCTCCGATATCAAAAATACGGATGGTGCATTTGCCTGCTGTTGTCTGTTCCCAGCGAATGCTGGTTGTGCTGGAAAACGGATTAGGATAAATCAGCATTGATGCTGTGTCAAACCCGATTGCATCCTGCTGAGTAAGATTGACGATGGAAATTTTTACCGAATCCTTAAAGACCGTTACATCAGGAATAGTAATTGATCCACCTGCATAATACAACATCCCTGATTGGATAATCTGTTCTCCATGCGAAACAGTCCAGGCGATTTCATCTCCTGCTTCGGGTGAAAATAACTGAAGCCTCCTCGGAGTGATTCCGACGTTACAGGACGATGGCGCTTTCACTATCTCACCCGAAGATTTTTTCAGGTCCCGAATAAATACAGTAGCAGACCATTGTGTAGCAGATTCCGTGACTGCATCCTTCCAATCAAGAAAACCGTTCACCGAGCCGAATAATGCACCACTTGCTGCGCTGCCATTTCCAGCGTCTTCATTGATACTGCAATCGGAGAACGCGGGATAAGATGCGTTTTTTCTATATCTGAAAATATCAAAGTTGCTGTCATTCCAGGTTGAGCCGTTCCCGCTATGGGTCCGGTTATCAAAAAAAAAGTAGCCGCCCAGGTGATAGGCATTCACGGAATCGTAAAACATTGTTTTTTCTGTCCAGCCCACCATCGTATCACGCTTTCCATTAATACTATAAATGACGGGAAAGCTTTTTGCCTCAAAATTATGCGCCAGCCAGCCGCCGTCGAGCAAATTGTACACAGGATAGCCAAGGTTGCTCATCAGGCCGGCACTCACTGTTCCCATGCGGTTATCGCCTGTAGTCCGGTTGCCATTGCCGGTATTCAGGGTGCATACTTTGTTTGAATCATTTTGAAAGGCAAGGTTAAAACAACCTACTGTCAGTTTCACTGCTGCAATGCGTTCAGGATAGGTCATGGCAAAGAAGAAGGCACCGATTGCGCCGAAGGATGTCCCCTCAAGATATATCCTGTTGGTATCAACAGGCATTGTCATTTCCACCCAATCCAGTATGATGTTTATGCTTTGTTGCATATAGTTGTAATCGACTCCGGATTGCGGAGGCAGTTGATTATTTGCATCGTTGAACAGATCAAAATTTTCATTGCTGCCCCACCACGCAGCATTATTGACGGAAGGAAAGAAGTCTTCAGGACTTAATACAATCTCATCCGCAGCAGGCACCAGCCCGGTGGTCAGGAAGTCGCTGCCACCTGCATGAAATTTTATGCGAAGCGGCTGAAGTCCGGCATGCGGATTCCTGTTTACTGCAATGTCGGTGGTAAAATAACCGGCTCGGTTCATTGGCGGTTGGTCTACACTGTATTTCATACTGGTGAAGAGCGTATAGATCTCCACCGTACCATAAGGCATCGCGCGTGATTGCTGGTAAACAGGCCGGGCGCTGGCAACTTTTTCTGTAACGGCAGAACTAAGACTGTTCACCCCAGGAATAATCAGGTTTTCTTCCATGCCGTTTTTCATCACGGTGACGGCATAGAAGTATTTCCCTTCCTTTAATGTGGTGGCAACAAAAAGTCCGGTGCCCGGCGCAAGTGTTGACATTCCCGAGTCAATAGAAAGATATTCATCATAACCATCATGATGCGATAACTGATGGTCTTTGGCCGATGCAAAACCGGTGTAACCCAGGTATTCTGCTTTGCTAAGCTGTTGCGGTGAAGTGATGGCATATTCCGACCGGTAAACATTATAATAATTAAGTGTATCCGGAAGATTCTGCCAGGTGATGAATACCTGTCCGCTTCGGTAAAAAGCGGAAAGTTGAGTGACGTTATGAGGCCCGGATACTCCTTTCAGCGTGCAGATCAACAGCAGGAAGGAGGCAAGGAGGCAGCGCTTCATTTGCAACATAATGATCCCATTGTCATGTTTATTGCCGGATCTGCTATTACTCCGGCTGAGAAAAAATCAGTTGTCGCGAATCTTATGCCATATCATGAACTTCAGCAGCATAGTTTTAGCGGTCTGTTGATTTTTTTGTGCCGGACAATTCTTTTCATGATAGAATTCATGGAGATATGAATGACTATGGCATAGATCTGATATTGTTTTGTCGCAGCAATTCCTTATTTGGTCTATAACCGTTGTGTCTTTCCATTTCATTCCTACATTTACGATAAAATACTTTCGCCGTATGACCAGAATGCTGATTTTTTTTGCAGTGTTGTTGTCTTTAACCTTCATTTCCTCGCGCCTTACTGCGCAAAAATCCAAAGGAAAATCTGCTGCGATTACTGACAAATACCCGGGAGGTTACGATCCCATAATGATGCAAGGCATGCGCTGGCGG
Above is a genomic segment from Chitinophagales bacterium containing:
- a CDS encoding T9SS type A sorting domain-containing protein → MKRCLLASFLLLICTLKGVSGPHNVTQLSAFYRSGQVFITWQNLPDTLNYYNVYRSEYAITSPQQLSKAEYLGYTGFASAKDHQLSHHDGYDEYLSIDSGMSTLAPGTGLFVATTLKEGKYFYAVTVMKNGMEENLIIPGVNSLSSAVTEKVASARPVYQQSRAMPYGTVEIYTLFTSMKYSVDQPPMNRAGYFTTDIAVNRNPHAGLQPLRIKFHAGGSDFLTTGLVPAADEIVLSPEDFFPSVNNAAWWGSNENFDLFNDANNQLPPQSGVDYNYMQQSINIILDWVEMTMPVDTNRIYLEGTSFGAIGAFFFAMTYPERIAAVKLTVGCFNLAFQNDSNKVCTLNTGNGNRTTGDNRMGTVSAGLMSNLGYPVYNLLDGGWLAHNFEAKSFPVIYSINGKRDTMVGWTEKTMFYDSVNAYHLGGYFFFDNRTHSGNGSTWNDSNFDIFRYRKNASYPAFSDCSINEDAGNGSAASGALFGSVNGFLDWKDAVTESATQWSATVFIRDLKKSSGEIVKAPSSCNVGITPRRLQLFSPEAGDEIAWTVSHGEQIIQSGMLYYAGGSITIPDVTVFKDSVKISIVNLTQQDAIGFDTASMLIYPNPFSSTTSIRWEQTTAGKCTIRIFDIGGRWVSTLVDQEVDTGAHQVNWNGYDYSSRIIANGIYFVKMETQGVSLVRKLIVQR